From Bacillus sp. FSL K6-3431, the proteins below share one genomic window:
- a CDS encoding minor capsid protein — protein sequence MTTELKELDFMQKLNQKINSLGLYADSFIGVLGDGENLSIVAMPGGAEVEYMGGMRDKDYQVQVNAKSIDQLNCINALTYIYQTLENLTDLPSSNDSYEFNKISTQSLPSLVTQDEQGFYVYALSISAKITIYKGVVQ from the coding sequence ATGACAACGGAACTAAAAGAACTGGATTTTATGCAAAAACTTAATCAAAAGATTAATAGTCTTGGTCTATACGCTGATTCTTTCATCGGTGTGCTTGGTGACGGTGAAAACTTATCCATTGTGGCTATGCCTGGTGGTGCTGAGGTCGAGTATATGGGTGGCATGCGGGATAAAGATTATCAAGTCCAAGTTAATGCCAAGAGCATAGATCAACTAAATTGCATCAACGCGTTGACTTATATTTATCAGACGCTTGAAAACTTGACTGATCTACCAAGTAGTAATGATAGCTACGAATTTAATAAAATATCCACTCAATCCCTGCCCTCTCTTGTTACGCAAGATGAACAGGGTTTTTATGTTTATGCATTATCCATTTCAGCAAAAATCACAATTTATAAAGGGGTTGTTCAATAA
- a CDS encoding putative minor capsid protein translates to MRIGPLPKKWLIHSIVYKGFTGKKDDFGKPVYDPPITIEYVRYDESSVFSRDNTQTKILADGVIFVDTTHSKPIPVFKEESKITFNDGVKDRELTLKKIVPCYYPNQNKVHHYELEVI, encoded by the coding sequence ATGCGGATTGGTCCATTGCCTAAAAAGTGGTTGATCCACAGCATCGTATACAAAGGGTTCACTGGTAAGAAAGACGACTTTGGTAAGCCTGTATATGATCCACCAATCACTATCGAGTATGTACGCTATGATGAATCGTCTGTATTCAGCCGTGACAATACACAAACGAAGATTTTAGCTGATGGTGTCATATTCGTTGATACTACCCACAGCAAGCCTATTCCGGTGTTTAAAGAAGAATCTAAAATCACGTTTAATGATGGGGTAAAAGACAGGGAACTTACATTAAAGAAGATCGTTCCTTGCTATTATCCCAATCAGAACAAGGTTCATCACTACGAACTGGAAGTGATTTAA
- a CDS encoding phage tail tube protein: MARKKNALTEYYVAPMPIADEEPEYNELADWISSVNDDTDEESEDTGYYSGDGTPETDVISVKKKYTFEGLYDETNPAMKFIAGLEFVTGEERKIMFKQVRTDGKTLEGPATVTEPKVTGGEATVYAPFSCAIAWNKKPTETTTP, encoded by the coding sequence ATGGCAAGAAAAAAGAATGCACTGACAGAATACTACGTGGCGCCTATGCCTATCGCTGATGAAGAACCAGAATACAACGAGTTAGCGGATTGGATTTCCTCTGTTAATGATGATACAGACGAAGAATCAGAAGACACTGGATACTATAGTGGTGACGGAACGCCTGAAACGGATGTTATTTCTGTTAAAAAGAAATACACGTTTGAGGGTCTTTACGATGAAACTAATCCAGCTATGAAATTTATTGCGGGGTTAGAATTTGTGACTGGTGAAGAACGTAAAATCATGTTTAAGCAAGTTAGAACGGACGGAAAAACCCTCGAAGGTCCAGCGACTGTAACAGAACCAAAGGTAACAGGTGGAGAAGCTACGGTGTACGCTCCATTCAGCTGTGCTATCGCTTGGAATAAAAAGCCGACTGAAACAACAACGCCCTGA
- a CDS encoding PBSX family phage terminase large subunit, producing MTAISEAYNVVNVLDLINENFYDLWLAEQSHVIAKGGRSSMKSSVISLDLVKIKMQEPMSNIICMRKVANTLYKSVYSQIRWALSLMGVADEFTFGKSPMEIIHKEWGTGFYFSGVDEPEKLKSMKIPVGYVRALWYEELAEFAGVEDIDVVEDTFIREDLPDGKEVRVYFSYNPPRNPYNWINEWVDGKSGDDDYFVHHSTYLEDQKGFLSRQLIRKIEKYKENDEDYYNWMYLGHVIGMGDNVYNMNLFKDITELPSDDRLIGLYYATDTGHQASATVHLCFGLTAKGNVILLDTYYYSPAGRVVKKAPSQLAKELNDFITRTGKMYKVPIVKRTIDSAEGGIRNQYFLDYGIRLHPVAKKKKMDMIDPVHDLLAQGRFFYMDIESNKIFIEEHRKFQWDAKTLDSSEPKVVEVDDHSCDAFIYFVIDNLRELRLKY from the coding sequence ATGACAGCGATTAGTGAAGCTTATAACGTCGTTAACGTGCTGGACTTGATCAATGAGAACTTTTACGATCTATGGCTTGCTGAACAATCTCATGTGATTGCTAAAGGTGGACGTTCTTCCATGAAGTCGTCTGTTATCAGTCTTGACCTTGTTAAAATCAAGATGCAAGAGCCGATGTCTAACATCATTTGTATGCGAAAAGTAGCTAATACGCTTTACAAGTCGGTTTATAGTCAAATTAGATGGGCACTCTCGTTGATGGGCGTTGCTGATGAATTTACATTTGGTAAAAGTCCGATGGAAATCATTCATAAGGAATGGGGTACTGGCTTCTATTTCAGCGGTGTGGATGAACCAGAGAAACTAAAGTCTATGAAAATACCTGTCGGCTATGTTCGTGCCTTGTGGTACGAGGAATTAGCTGAATTCGCGGGTGTTGAGGATATTGACGTTGTTGAAGATACATTTATACGGGAAGATTTGCCTGATGGAAAAGAAGTTAGGGTGTACTTCTCCTATAACCCACCTAGAAATCCATATAATTGGATTAATGAATGGGTAGATGGTAAATCCGGTGACGATGATTATTTTGTCCATCATTCAACATATTTGGAAGATCAGAAAGGTTTTCTATCACGACAGCTCATAAGAAAGATTGAGAAGTATAAAGAAAATGATGAGGATTATTACAATTGGATGTATTTGGGCCATGTAATCGGAATGGGCGACAATGTTTACAACATGAACCTATTCAAAGATATTACTGAGCTACCAAGTGACGATAGACTGATTGGTTTGTATTATGCGACTGATACAGGGCATCAGGCATCAGCGACAGTTCATCTTTGTTTTGGATTAACCGCAAAGGGCAATGTTATTTTGCTAGATACCTATTATTATTCTCCTGCTGGGCGAGTCGTTAAGAAAGCACCTAGCCAATTAGCGAAGGAATTGAACGACTTCATTACAAGGACAGGCAAGATGTATAAAGTGCCTATCGTGAAGCGTACAATCGATTCGGCAGAAGGCGGGATAAGGAATCAGTATTTCCTTGACTACGGCATTCGTCTTCATCCAGTAGCGAAAAAGAAGAAGATGGATATGATCGATCCTGTGCATGATTTATTAGCGCAAGGTCGATTTTTTTATATGGATATCGAAAGCAACAAGATATTTATCGAAGAGCATCGTAAGTTTCAGTGGGATGCGAAAACGTTAGATAGCAGTGAACCGAAAGTGGTAGAGGTAGATGATCATTCGTGTGATGCCTTTATTTACTTTGTAATTGATAATCTTCGAGAGTTACGGCTGAAATACTAG
- a CDS encoding Gp15 family bacteriophage protein, translated as MFSLAYPLTESVEIDGVTYSLDLSFDNVLRLIDLMGDQEIDDVTQVETGLEMLLNVCFLFDIEKQGKLLSSLFEKVLAVGEEDEQAVDIKGNPMPSAQGDQKESYSLTEDANYIYASFLQCYDMDLHEQQGKLHWEKFKALLGGLSEDTIFRKVIDIRTMPLPTGKGTEKERENIKKLKKAYALKGQEIDFDDEDEDQ; from the coding sequence ATGTTTTCGCTTGCTTATCCACTGACTGAGAGTGTAGAAATTGACGGTGTTACTTATTCACTTGATTTGAGTTTCGATAATGTTCTTAGGCTTATTGATTTGATGGGTGATCAAGAAATAGATGATGTAACCCAAGTAGAAACAGGTTTAGAAATGCTATTAAATGTTTGTTTTTTATTCGACATTGAGAAACAAGGAAAGTTATTATCTTCTCTTTTTGAAAAAGTCCTTGCCGTTGGTGAAGAAGATGAACAGGCTGTTGACATCAAAGGGAATCCGATGCCATCAGCTCAGGGAGACCAAAAAGAGTCGTATTCATTGACTGAGGATGCTAACTATATATACGCATCGTTTTTGCAGTGCTACGACATGGATTTACATGAGCAGCAAGGAAAGCTTCACTGGGAAAAGTTCAAGGCACTCTTAGGAGGATTATCCGAAGACACTATCTTCCGAAAAGTAATAGATATCCGAACGATGCCATTACCTACTGGTAAAGGTACTGAGAAAGAGCGAGAGAATATAAAGAAACTGAAAAAAGCTTATGCCTTAAAAGGGCAAGAAATTGATTTTGACGATGAAGATGAAGACCAATGA
- a CDS encoding phage minor capsid protein: MSDITPHQLNLYTAQVTDIYVALEDEIFLMVARRLKTNPAHGKDYVLQWQIDKMQQLRMLNTDTIKALSKATGLSTKAIRKAVKDVGFDTISGVDEELKEAFKKLEQPTQIDAVLESFVKQAFREVDNFVNQTLITTNYGEGKVTQMYRKIIEETTSKVLAGTKTINQATAETVIKWSNRGIETAFIDKGGHVWGMERYVDTVIRSTVNNTYNELRLSRMDEYGVDLVLVNSYPDAREACSAIQGKVASMSNPSGHPDYPSIYDFGYGTPSGIRGINCRHILYPFVEGLNTNNQTQYDPQEAYERGKVVQKQRHYERQIRESKRSLKLAEEIGDEDTIQKYKRQVSARQARMREFIKENDLPRRYDKERVIK; this comes from the coding sequence GTGTCAGATATCACACCGCATCAACTCAATCTTTATACAGCCCAAGTAACTGATATCTATGTTGCCCTCGAAGATGAAATATTCCTGATGGTAGCAAGGCGATTGAAAACCAATCCTGCTCACGGTAAGGATTACGTCCTACAATGGCAGATTGATAAGATGCAGCAACTTAGAATGCTTAATACCGACACGATCAAAGCACTCTCGAAAGCTACTGGACTATCAACCAAAGCGATTAGGAAAGCCGTTAAGGATGTTGGCTTTGATACTATATCCGGTGTTGATGAAGAGTTGAAAGAAGCATTCAAAAAGCTTGAACAACCTACTCAGATTGATGCAGTGCTTGAAAGTTTCGTGAAACAGGCTTTTCGTGAAGTTGATAACTTTGTTAATCAGACATTGATTACTACTAACTACGGTGAAGGCAAGGTCACTCAGATGTATCGTAAGATCATCGAGGAAACCACATCTAAGGTGTTGGCGGGAACAAAGACTATCAATCAAGCTACGGCTGAAACGGTGATCAAGTGGTCGAATAGAGGTATTGAGACTGCTTTTATTGATAAAGGCGGTCATGTTTGGGGAATGGAACGCTATGTGGACACGGTTATTCGTTCTACTGTTAATAATACCTACAATGAGTTGCGGCTCTCGAGGATGGATGAATACGGTGTTGATTTGGTGCTTGTAAATAGCTATCCAGATGCAAGGGAAGCTTGTTCTGCTATACAGGGCAAAGTGGCATCTATGAGTAATCCTTCTGGGCATCCGGATTATCCAAGCATTTATGATTTTGGCTATGGGACACCGTCCGGAATCCGAGGAATTAATTGTAGACATATTTTATATCCCTTTGTCGAAGGCTTGAACACTAATAACCAAACTCAATACGATCCACAAGAAGCATATGAACGCGGGAAGGTTGTTCAGAAGCAAAGACATTACGAACGGCAAATAAGGGAGTCTAAACGATCATTGAAGCTTGCCGAGGAAATTGGAGATGAAGATACTATCCAAAAGTACAAGCGACAGGTTAGTGCTAGGCAAGCAAGGATGAGGGAATTTATCAAAGAGAATGATTTGCCGAGAAGATATGATAAGGAACGTGTAATTAAATAA
- a CDS encoding phage portal protein yields the protein MFNGIKNFIQKVGVKLGLIKALENVQSHKRVNVSGDYYESLAMNKAIYKGFYDKWHRLTYLNSNRETKNREMLTLGMGKMSAQKMAQIVFNENCEIEIAEENKAAREFIEETFDYNNFYREFQRYLEYMFALGGMAAKVYVTGGKVKIAYALADAFFPLSNDSENVDEALFINQFQKDDKYYTLLEWNEWEKDVYVITNELYVSEVSGELGRPTKLSSLYPDLQERTTLNNLTRPLFVYFKPNIANNIELTSPLGISIFANAYDTMKQLDYMFDFYHQEFRLGKRRIAVPAEMLKTFYDEAGQAHVFFDSEEEVFQQMNMDTQIEPKDLTVDIRADEIIASINAMLDIFAKQIGFSTGSFTFDGKSMKTATEVISENSDTYQTRNSHISIVEQGIKDLIISIIEIGWAHDIFKGEIKREEIGINFDDSIATDRNEQLNFYIKIKSAGFMPDLEIIQRLFKVSEDTAKEWIAMKNAEENERSPDLDVLKSNITMFGAEE from the coding sequence TTGTTCAATGGTATCAAGAATTTTATACAGAAAGTAGGTGTGAAATTGGGTCTTATTAAAGCGTTAGAGAACGTTCAATCTCATAAGAGGGTAAATGTATCAGGCGACTATTACGAGTCGTTAGCAATGAACAAGGCGATTTACAAGGGATTTTACGACAAGTGGCATCGACTGACTTATCTTAATTCAAATAGAGAAACGAAGAATAGAGAGATGTTGACACTCGGCATGGGTAAGATGTCAGCGCAGAAGATGGCTCAGATCGTCTTCAATGAAAATTGTGAGATTGAAATTGCCGAGGAAAATAAGGCAGCGCGAGAATTCATCGAAGAAACGTTTGATTACAATAACTTCTATCGTGAGTTTCAGCGTTATCTTGAATACATGTTTGCTCTTGGTGGTATGGCAGCTAAGGTCTACGTGACAGGTGGTAAAGTAAAAATAGCTTATGCATTAGCGGATGCTTTCTTTCCCTTATCTAACGATAGCGAAAACGTAGATGAAGCACTCTTTATAAACCAGTTCCAAAAAGATGATAAATATTACACCTTGCTAGAGTGGAACGAATGGGAAAAAGATGTCTATGTAATCACCAATGAGTTGTATGTTTCCGAGGTGAGTGGAGAACTAGGGCGCCCAACAAAGTTATCTAGCTTATATCCTGACTTACAAGAGCGTACTACCCTTAATAACTTAACTAGACCGTTATTCGTATACTTCAAGCCGAACATAGCAAACAACATTGAATTAACAAGTCCATTAGGTATCAGTATCTTTGCTAATGCCTACGATACGATGAAGCAGCTTGATTACATGTTCGACTTTTATCATCAGGAATTCAGGCTAGGCAAGCGCAGGATCGCGGTACCTGCTGAAATGTTAAAAACATTCTATGACGAAGCAGGACAGGCGCATGTTTTCTTTGACAGTGAAGAAGAAGTATTCCAACAAATGAACATGGACACACAGATAGAGCCTAAAGATTTAACTGTTGATATTCGGGCAGATGAAATCATTGCATCCATTAACGCTATGTTAGATATCTTTGCAAAACAAATCGGATTCAGCACGGGTTCATTTACGTTTGATGGAAAAAGCATGAAGACGGCTACGGAAGTTATTAGCGAAAATAGTGATACCTACCAAACACGAAACAGTCATATATCCATTGTTGAGCAAGGAATCAAGGATTTAATCATATCCATTATTGAAATTGGATGGGCACATGACATATTCAAAGGCGAGATCAAACGTGAAGAAATCGGCATTAACTTTGATGATTCCATTGCTACTGATAGAAACGAGCAGCTGAACTTCTACATCAAGATTAAGAGTGCGGGATTTATGCCGGACCTAGAAATCATTCAAAGGCTATTTAAGGTATCTGAGGATACTGCAAAAGAGTGGATTGCTATGAAAAATGCTGAGGAAAATGAGAGGTCACCGGACTTGGATGTATTAAAGAGCAACATCACCATGTTTGGTGCAGAGGAGTGA
- a CDS encoding DUF6877 family protein, with protein MSPMQELLTISSQLPTEVLADVDKRIGDWLASGGKEDDPYIEQQLRFAKRFVEVEFDG; from the coding sequence ATGAGTCCAATGCAGGAGTTACTTACAATATCTAGCCAATTGCCGACAGAAGTGTTGGCAGATGTCGATAAACGGATCGGTGATTGGTTGGCAAGTGGTGGTAAAGAAGACGATCCATATATTGAGCAACAGTTAAGATTTGCTAAAAGATTTGTGGAGGTAGAGTTTGATGGATAA
- a CDS encoding DUF3954 domain-containing protein: protein MNDNITNAVISLLDEKKMYVVKKGKLIEHDLPDFGEVRVVVMGGKVDRLEDTRKRKV, encoded by the coding sequence ATGAATGACAACATAACGAATGCAGTGATTAGCCTTCTGGATGAAAAGAAGATGTACGTGGTGAAAAAAGGGAAGTTGATTGAGCATGATTTACCAGACTTTGGAGAAGTTAGAGTCGTTGTTATGGGCGGTAAGGTGGACAGGCTTGAAGATACGCGGAAGAGAAAAGTTTGA
- a CDS encoding minor capsid protein, protein MAIKVKFKSDLDGVKRKASDMVKQGQYAFANQVLADSNIYAPMLSSDLRNQSSIALDGKSIIWNAPYARRQYYNYGAKFTTPGTGPKWDVKAQAIHGASWQEIVKKAMK, encoded by the coding sequence ATGGCCATCAAAGTAAAGTTCAAATCTGATCTTGATGGAGTTAAAAGAAAAGCTTCTGACATGGTGAAGCAAGGTCAATACGCCTTTGCTAATCAGGTACTTGCGGATAGTAATATTTATGCGCCAATGCTTTCAAGTGATTTGCGTAATCAATCTAGTATTGCATTAGATGGTAAATCAATCATCTGGAACGCTCCATATGCAAGGCGGCAGTATTACAATTATGGCGCTAAATTCACGACGCCTGGCACTGGACCCAAATGGGATGTGAAGGCTCAGGCTATCCACGGTGCATCATGGCAGGAAATTGTAAAGAAGGCGATGAAATGA
- a CDS encoding Com family DNA-binding transcriptional regulator, with translation MNKTNELKTVRCDQCNKKLGMISGRAEIKCPRCGLINYISKN, from the coding sequence ATCAATAAAACGAACGAATTAAAAACCGTTAGATGCGATCAATGCAATAAAAAACTAGGCATGATATCTGGTAGAGCTGAGATTAAATGTCCTAGATGCGGATTAATAAATTATATAAGTAAAAATTAG
- a CDS encoding terminase small subunit yields the protein MPNWDEIQKEWETTRITFKDLAEKHGVKDSTIRSRKNREKWQRNDATQRTEKKKSVATKKQPKEPIVESGNLTDKQRLFCIYYIKSFNQTMAAIKAGYSPDRAHVTGSELVRNSKVAEEIRRLKGEMQQGIFIDAMDVLNKYIQIAFADITDYATFGKKEVPVIGMFGPVEDEEGNVVTEERNYVDFKESSMIDGTILTEVKQGKDGISVKLADKMKALEMLSKYFDLLSDNDKKRLQEEKLKAETMKIAAETKNDKGGEGKTIILTGEDEMRRILAEKARENHDSD from the coding sequence GTGCCGAATTGGGATGAAATACAAAAAGAGTGGGAAACAACAAGAATTACATTTAAAGATTTAGCTGAGAAACATGGTGTAAAAGATTCCACTATCAGGAGTAGAAAGAATAGAGAAAAATGGCAACGCAACGATGCAACGCAACGGACTGAAAAAAAGAAGAGTGTTGCAACGAAAAAACAACCTAAAGAGCCTATTGTTGAGTCGGGTAATCTGACAGATAAACAAAGGCTTTTTTGCATTTACTACATTAAAAGCTTTAATCAGACGATGGCTGCAATCAAAGCTGGGTACTCTCCTGACAGGGCTCATGTGACCGGAAGTGAGTTAGTAAGAAATAGTAAGGTTGCAGAAGAGATACGAAGACTTAAAGGCGAAATGCAACAAGGCATCTTCATCGATGCAATGGACGTGCTGAATAAATACATTCAGATTGCCTTTGCTGATATTACTGACTATGCGACATTCGGTAAAAAAGAAGTTCCGGTCATTGGTATGTTTGGTCCTGTAGAAGATGAAGAAGGAAACGTTGTGACAGAGGAAAGAAACTATGTTGATTTCAAGGAATCTTCCATGATTGACGGCACAATATTAACAGAAGTCAAGCAAGGTAAAGATGGTATATCTGTGAAGCTTGCTGACAAAATGAAAGCTTTAGAGATGTTGTCCAAATACTTTGATCTCCTATCTGATAACGACAAGAAACGCCTGCAGGAAGAGAAGTTGAAAGCTGAAACAATGAAGATTGCTGCTGAAACGAAAAATGATAAAGGTGGCGAGGGCAAGACGATCATACTTACTGGTGAAGATGAAATGAGACGAATACTAGCCGAGAAAGCGCGTGAGAATCATGACAGCGATTAG
- a CDS encoding anti-repressor SinI family protein translates to MQKELDEEWILLIQEALKLGISAKEISNFFKDPPRP, encoded by the coding sequence TTGCAAAAAGAACTTGATGAAGAGTGGATCTTACTAATTCAAGAAGCATTGAAGCTCGGTATCTCGGCAAAGGAAATCAGTAATTTTTTTAAAGATCCCCCAAGGCCTTAG
- a CDS encoding sigma-70 family RNA polymerase sigma factor, with protein sequence MPNWADNLIHEYTLGKRQLNKMRGNLDRNNPSDREDMKHINSMVDDMDFTIEWLETGRQPGTFRGVDKKLAYQRKALESMDIIPDITDQLDDINEKQLYMTSEEKIILSDIFASFSLRERQCYVLHAAQGMSWTEIADELGVSKSTVQTHITRARNKVEQRMRKVG encoded by the coding sequence ATGCCAAATTGGGCGGATAATTTAATTCATGAATATACTCTTGGGAAAAGGCAGTTGAATAAGATGCGTGGTAATTTGGATAGAAATAATCCTTCTGATCGAGAAGATATGAAACATATTAATAGTATGGTAGATGATATGGATTTTACGATTGAATGGCTAGAAACAGGTAGGCAGCCGGGGACGTTCAGAGGTGTCGATAAAAAGTTAGCTTATCAGAGAAAAGCGCTCGAGAGTATGGATATTATACCGGATATTACAGATCAATTGGATGATATAAATGAAAAGCAATTATACATGACTAGTGAAGAAAAGATTATTCTGTCTGATATTTTCGCATCGTTTTCATTGAGGGAAAGACAGTGTTATGTATTACATGCAGCACAAGGAATGAGTTGGACAGAAATTGCAGATGAATTAGGAGTGAGCAAAAGTACAGTCCAAACTCATATTACACGTGCAAGGAACAAGGTTGAGCAAAGAATGCGGAAGGTAGGTTAA
- a CDS encoding N4-gp56 family major capsid protein produces MNKDKMLRLNIQFFATTKIADLINPEVMGDMVSAELPNMIKFQGVAPIDSTLQGQPGSTITLPKYAYIGDATVVAEGAAIDYTKLETSTAQHTIHKVAKGVELTDEAVLSGYGDPIGEATRQIAMSIASRIDNETLDALKTAPLSVEVESIDPGVIDSIEGVFDDEDESTGVLFVNPKDASKLRAAAGVDWTRASELGDNILIKGAFGEILGWLLIRTKKLEEGEAIAVKAGAAKTYLKRGLNPESARDIDHKLTKFNADQHFVVGLIDDSKVVKVTVAP; encoded by the coding sequence ATGAATAAAGATAAAATGTTAAGACTGAACATCCAATTTTTTGCTACAACTAAAATTGCGGATCTTATTAACCCGGAAGTAATGGGGGATATGGTATCAGCGGAACTACCAAATATGATTAAGTTCCAAGGAGTAGCGCCCATTGATAGCACTCTACAAGGGCAACCAGGTTCCACGATTACACTACCTAAATATGCTTACATTGGTGATGCTACAGTTGTTGCGGAAGGTGCGGCAATTGATTACACCAAACTTGAAACATCTACTGCTCAACACACGATCCACAAAGTTGCTAAAGGCGTTGAATTAACGGATGAAGCTGTATTGAGTGGATATGGTGATCCAATCGGTGAAGCTACTCGCCAAATCGCTATGTCAATTGCATCAAGAATCGATAATGAGACATTAGATGCACTGAAAACAGCACCATTGAGCGTTGAAGTAGAATCAATTGACCCTGGGGTAATTGATTCTATTGAGGGTGTGTTTGACGATGAAGACGAGAGCACTGGTGTTCTTTTTGTGAATCCTAAAGATGCTTCAAAGCTTCGTGCAGCCGCAGGCGTTGATTGGACTCGTGCATCTGAATTAGGAGACAACATCCTTATTAAAGGAGCGTTCGGAGAGATCCTTGGATGGTTGCTAATTCGTACGAAAAAGCTTGAAGAGGGAGAAGCTATCGCGGTTAAGGCAGGGGCAGCTAAAACTTACTTAAAGCGCGGTCTTAATCCAGAGTCAGCACGTGACATTGATCATAAATTAACTAAATTCAACGCGGATCAGCACTTTGTTGTTGGTCTTATTGATGATAGCAAGGTTGTAAAAGTCACTGTCGCGCCCTAA
- a CDS encoding phage scaffolding protein has translation MNREFLKGLGLTDEQIDKAMIEHGKTVNKTKEDLTSAQSERDSLKVQLTERDTQLETLKTKAAGNEDLTAEIERLKGENSTATAELQAKLDKQAFDFSLEKSLTAAKVRNPKAVKALLDTEKIKLDGEKLLNLDDQLEALKASDAYLFEEEQQQGGKPSFTTGQHQTGGGIATGDFAKMTYSERLKLKQENPTQYDSLVGN, from the coding sequence ATGAATAGAGAGTTTTTAAAAGGCTTAGGTTTAACTGATGAACAGATTGACAAGGCGATGATTGAACATGGTAAAACGGTCAATAAAACGAAAGAGGATCTGACTAGTGCACAGTCTGAAAGGGACTCTTTGAAAGTGCAGTTGACTGAACGTGATACTCAGCTTGAAACCTTGAAAACAAAGGCAGCCGGAAACGAGGATTTAACTGCTGAAATTGAACGCCTAAAAGGTGAGAACTCAACAGCAACTGCTGAATTACAAGCGAAATTAGACAAGCAAGCATTTGATTTTAGCTTAGAAAAGTCATTGACTGCTGCTAAAGTCCGTAACCCTAAAGCTGTAAAAGCGTTGCTCGATACTGAGAAAATCAAGCTAGATGGCGAAAAGCTATTGAACTTGGATGATCAGCTAGAAGCGTTGAAAGCTAGTGATGCTTATTTGTTTGAGGAAGAGCAGCAACAGGGCGGTAAGCCTTCATTTACAACTGGGCAACATCAAACAGGTGGCGGTATCGCAACAGGTGATTTCGCTAAAATGACATATTCAGAAAGACTAAAACTAAAACAGGAAAACCCGACACAGTATGATAGCTTGGTCGGAAATTAG